In Bradyrhizobium sp. G127, one genomic interval encodes:
- a CDS encoding ActR/PrrA/RegA family redox response regulator transcription factor produces MTATADLTEIADRSLLIVEDDKAFLDRLARAMETRGFAVSTCDNVSDGLHHIDKTPPAFAVVDLRLGDGNGLDVVSALKRQRPDARAIVLTGYGNIATAVTAVKMGAVDYLSKPADADDVVAALLASSTDKSQLPQNPMSADRVRWEHIQRIYEMCNRNVSETARRLNMHRRTLQRILAKRAPR; encoded by the coding sequence GTGACCGCAACTGCCGATTTGACCGAAATTGCCGACCGTTCCTTGCTGATTGTCGAGGATGACAAGGCGTTTCTCGACCGGCTGGCCCGCGCGATGGAGACGCGCGGCTTCGCGGTGAGCACGTGCGACAATGTGTCCGACGGCCTCCACCACATCGACAAGACCCCTCCAGCGTTCGCCGTAGTGGACTTGCGGCTCGGCGACGGCAACGGCCTCGACGTGGTGTCGGCACTGAAGCGGCAGCGACCGGATGCCCGCGCCATCGTTCTGACCGGCTACGGCAACATCGCCACCGCTGTCACCGCGGTGAAGATGGGCGCGGTCGATTATCTCTCGAAGCCGGCCGATGCGGATGATGTGGTCGCCGCTTTGCTGGCCAGTTCGACCGACAAATCGCAGCTTCCACAGAATCCGATGTCGGCCGATCGCGTCCGCTGGGAGCACATCCAGCGCATCTATGAAATGTGTAACCGCAACGTGTCGGAAACGGCGCGGCGGCTCAACATGCATCGCCGGACCTTGCAGCGCATTCTGGCCAAGCGCGCCCCGCGCTGA